From Candidatus Nanohalococcus occultus:
AAAAATAAAACGAGAAAACCATAGCCAGTGAGAAAAAACCTAGCGAATACAAAAAACGCTTTCTAAGCTCCTGAAGATGCTGTTCAAACCTTTGTTCCATACTTTACACTTTACCGTGGCTAGCTTTCAGCTCTCGTCTTCATCAGAGTTAAGCGCTTCAGTTACCTCATCCGCTTCCTTCATCGATTTCCTAAACTCCTTTTTCGACTCACCGAGACTTCCCGCAAGCTCCGGAAGTTTCTTCGGACCTAAAACCAAAGCAACTATCGCTCCAGCCACCAACAAAAGTTCACTTGGACCTAATAGAGGCATGTATGTAGTTAGTCGCGGCTGTTTAAAAATACTGCGAACAAACCCTAGCACCCAATCTGAGGTTCCAAAATCACTGCCTAACCAGATGACCGCTCCTGATAACACTAAACTGCTAAATGGCCACCCAGTTAGAACCATCCCAATACTTCGGAGTTATATCTACCCAGTTAGAACCATCCCAATACTTGGAAGACGCGCTATCAAACACATCTCCTTTCCAGTAAAGTACAGGCGGTGTTATATCAGTTATTACAACTTTTTGTTCTCCCCCATTCGAGTTGATAGTTACATCATATGTATCCGGATGTGCTGATCCAGTACCAGGGCTGCCGTCCTCACCATCCGTGTAGTCACCGGCATCTCCTCCGTCACCACCAGAGCCACCGTTACCTGTTCCTTCCCCATCCGAACCATCATCACCAGGACCACTATCATCATCGTCAGGGCCGCCGCCATACCCCTTAGATCCACCTCTGCCGCCTCCACCGCCTCCGCCACCAGGATATCTTAGCGTAGAGGTACTTCCGTATACATTGCCGCCGCCGCCTCCACCGCCGTCAGCTGCGACTATCAAAGCACCGTCAGAATCACGTCTGAGGCCTGCAGCGCCTCCTCCATGGCCTCCACTAGAATAAGAGTCTCCTCCTTGGCCGCCGTTAGCAAGCGGTGAAAGACGTCCATCCGGGACGTAAACCTTGAAAGTCTCCCCCGGAACAACATCTAACTTCGCGGAAACGTAACCACCACTGCCACCAGATCCTTCTTCAGTGTCCACAACACCTCTAGTGTGGTAGCCGTCGTCGCCATTAGCTGCATATGCTTCAACTTTTATCCTAGTCACACCTGGCGGAACCTTATACATAGTTTCCGTATTTCCTTCAGAAAAAGTAGGCATAATATTCTCCTCTATATATTAAACCAGATATCATTGACATCCGGATCAGAGGGTTTTGAACTCTGAACATAAATATTAACACCATCAACCGTATCCGCGTCAATATCACTTAAACCACGAGTCCGCGGCTGAAAAGTACTCCAACCAGAAACCAAAGACGAAAAAGTCAAAGCACCAGCACCCAAACCCAAAGTCTTCAAGAAATTTCTACGCGACACACTCCCTGTATCCTTTTCAGAAGCCTTAACCGAACTCGACTGCTCGGCCTTCTCTCTTTCCCTCAACTTTTCCTCGACCTTTCTATCAATTATCTGCTCTATATCATCCGGAAGATCTTTTTCACTCATTATACCATTACTTTAGATTCCGTAGTATTTCAAAATAAGCCTAATAAAATCTGCCCAGAGATTCACCACGTAGCGAAATCAGGTTCGATATTAAATACTCCTTTTGCGATTATAGTTATGACGCCTCCTCTCCCCGCCACCTCCTTAATTTCGCGAATAACCCTGCCGCCACGAATGTAGGCGAAGAATGCCTTATATCTCAATCTCATCTTCAATTGCTAATGAGACGTTTCGAACTCTAACCAGGATACCTTTTTTCTCATTGACTCTGCTAGGCAACGCATTTCAATAAGCACCTCACTTGTCAAACCATTGATCGTATGAGTCGACCATAGGAAAATCCGGCTTCAAACTAAATGAAACGCCAAAAACCTCTTAACCAATAACAGAGCCTATTATCCATCAATGGTAATTAATATTTGTTCAGAGATTTGTCTTTCTGTTTCAATAATCTTGGAGGGATGACGAACTTTATGTTGTCGTCTTAGTTGAAAACCTTGACAGTTCCCTCCACACCGTCATCACCGGTTTGACCAGGGGAGCCGTGGTTGCCGTCGTTTCCCAGCCCGCCCTCTCCACCGAGACCGCCGACTCCTTTCGATAGATCAATGTTCGTCGTATCAAGTGGTCCGCGGGTTGCGGCTATGACCACTCCACCAGAACCACCACTGCCGCCACCGCCACCGCCGCCACCGCCTTCAGTCGAATTGAAGTAATTTGAGCCGTCTGTTCCATTAGATCCGTCAAGTCCATCTGTACCAGAAACATCAAGCACTCCATTAATGGTTATTTTAGGGGCGATTAGCATCACGAGTCCGCCAGTATCGCCGCCCTTTCCACCGCCTCCTCCATCACCCCCGGAGGCGGAGACGCTTTCACCGCCGCCGCCGCCACCGCCACCAGCTCCAGACGATGAAGCGATAATGGAATATTCGAATATCGATTTCCACGGCTCCATAGAACGCGGAGAGAGGAAATCGTTGAATCGATTTTCTTCTGCGTCCGTCATGGATCTCGTCGGCGATAAACCGCCAGCGCCACCACTACCTTCTGAACCTTTGCCACCGCCGTCTCCGCCGTCTCCACCGTATATACCGGCACCATGTAGGATGCCAGCTGCGCCCTCATCTCCGGGATCTCCGGGGTTTCCAGCGTCGTTCCCCTCTGAACCATTACCTCCGGCCCCCCCGGCACCACCAGAACTACCTGTAACAACTCCGGATGCATCAAGAGTTCCCGAAATGATAATTTCTTCTGTTGCGTAGATTATCGATACGGGCGAGGTTGCTGTTCGGGTTACACTATTTTGGATTTCATATGTAGTAGCAAAAATTGGCGAGGCAGGGATATTACCATCTGTCGATCTACTAACTACTCCGTCTGATCCATCTCCATATATGGGCGCATGTCCTCCTATCTCACTAGCATGTAATCCATCAACTGTATCGGCATCTATTTCACTTGTTCCGGAGTTTTGTGGCTGGATAAGACTCCAGCCGGATACGAGTGAGGAAAATGTCAAGGCTCCGGCTCCAAGACCAAGGGTTTTCAAAAAGCCACGACGGGAGATACCCTCGTTCTTTTCCTGTTGTGAGGACTCATCGGCTTCCAGGTTATCTGACTGTTTTTCCTGTTTCATACGTTCCTCGACTTTTCTATCAATTATCTCCTCTATATCATCCGGAAGATCTTTTTCACTCATTATACCATCACTTTAGTTTTACCAGTATTTTATTCTTGTCTTTGGAGTTTTCGAGGGCGTTACCTATAGTGGTGCTTCTACAGTTTTCGTTGTGGGAGATTATTTCTCGGAGTTCTTTGTCTTTGTTCTCCATTGGATCTATGATTTCACATTTCATCGCAGTACCTGGCTTCGATGACGGTACGAGTCGGTCTCCTCTTTGAATCTCTCCGTTTTCCTCGGTTACTTTGAGCGGCACCTTTCCTTCTAATGCGATCGGATAACCGGATTCTTCCTGGTTCATTACCTGGGAAGGATTGGATGATACGATACCGGTAACTGTTTCCTGATACCTCCCATCTGTTCTGACGACCGAATCATCTTTCTCTGTATTTATGGCTACAAGTTCTGCTTTTTCCAGTTCCTGTGGACTTGAGTACATCTCAGCCAGGTCTGCCCCGTTCGTCCAGATATTGCCCTCAACGGAAAGACTGTCGGCCACCGTGACATTGCCGGAAGTAGCCATTATATCGCCACCATTCATTTCCATATTACCGCCGTTGAGCTTCAGGTCTACCTGTGCGTTAAATGACCCTCCTGTGTTGGCGCTACCTAGCTCAACAGTATTTGATTCATCTGCGTATGATAGAGGCCCTAGAGCCATACCGCCGTTGACACCTTCAGCGTAGTATCCAATCGCGTTTCCTTGTGCGTTCTGACCGATAGCCATGCCGCCGTTGTCGGAACTGGCCTGTGAACCCACCGCGATAGAGTCTGCTCCCGCATAAGAACTTGATCCAACTGCGATAGCACTTGAACCATTCGCATTCGAGCTTGATCCCAGAGCCAAGGCCCCAGTCGAGGTCCCTGTTGAACCATCATCTATACCTGCTTTCGCACCCCATCCAGCTGCTAGTCCATAATTATCGTGTACTTCCGCAGAACCGCCTATTGCCTGGGAACCCACTCCTTCAACAACCGAAGCACCTGTCCCTATCACA
This genomic window contains:
- a CDS encoding Sec-independent protein translocase subunit TatA/TatB, which codes for MPLLGPSELLLVAGAIVALVLGPKKLPELAGSLGESKKEFRKSMKEADEVTEALNSDEDES
- a CDS encoding twin-arginine translocation signal domain-containing protein, with protein sequence MSEKDLPDDIEQIIDRKVEEKLREREKAEQSSSVKASEKDTGSVSRRNFLKTLGLGAGALTFSSLVSGWSTFQPRTRGLSDIDADTVDGVNIYVQSSKPSDPDVNDIWFNI
- a CDS encoding twin-arginine translocation signal domain-containing protein, whose protein sequence is MSEKDLPDDIEEIIDRKVEERMKQEKQSDNLEADESSQQEKNEGISRRGFLKTLGLGAGALTFSSLVSGWSLIQPQNSGTSEIDADTVDGLHASEIGGHAPIYGDGSDGVVSRSTDGNIPASPIFATTYEIQNSVTRTATSPVSIIYATEEIIISGTLDASGVVTGSSGGAGGAGGNGSEGNDAGNPGDPGDEGAAGILHGAGIYGGDGGDGGGKGSEGSGGAGGLSPTRSMTDAEENRFNDFLSPRSMEPWKSIFEYSIIASSSGAGGGGGGGGESVSASGGDGGGGGKGGDTGGLVMLIAPKITINGVLDVSGTDGLDGSNGTDGSNYFNSTEGGGGGGGGGSGGSGGVVIAATRGPLDTTNIDLSKGVGGLGGEGGLGNDGNHGSPGQTGDDGVEGTVKVFN